In a genomic window of Jeotgalibacillus aurantiacus:
- a CDS encoding long-chain-fatty-acid--CoA ligase → MSAQPWLNLYPDTIPTTLQYDPKPVHAYLTEAAVAYPDKKAVHFMGKEFTFKEMHESSLKMAKYLQDIGIKKGDRVAIMLPNTPASVIAYYGILYAGGIVVQTNPLYTEREIEYQMKDSGAKAIVTLDILFPRVSKVFNDTDLEHMIITGIKDFLPFPKNLIYPFIQKKQYGITVKVEHAGSNHLLTEILKTATPDPEVPSLNFEEDVAILQYTGGTTGFPKGVMLTHKNLIANASMCDAWLYKNKKGEESIMGILPFFHVYGMTTVMILSIMQGYKMILLPKFDVETALKTIHKQKPTIFPGAPTIYIGILNHPDLKKYDLTSVQSCISGSAPLPVEVQEKFEKLTGGKLVEGYGLTESSPVTHSNFIWDQQRIKGSVGVPWPDTDSKIVSMETGQELPPGEVGEIIVKGPQVMKGYWNQPEETAAVLRDGWLYTGDLGYMDEQGMFYVVDRKKDMIIAGGFNIYPREIEEVMYEHPAVQEVVAVGVPDAYRGETVKLFVVLKQGAQATQEELDEFARKHLAAYKVPRIYEFRDELPKTAVGKILRRKLVEEEKEKQEQQKFTS, encoded by the coding sequence ATGTCTGCACAGCCATGGCTGAACTTATATCCAGACACGATTCCCACAACACTGCAGTATGATCCAAAACCGGTCCATGCGTATTTGACAGAGGCAGCGGTCGCGTACCCTGACAAAAAAGCTGTTCATTTCATGGGGAAGGAATTCACCTTTAAGGAAATGCATGAGTCATCCTTAAAAATGGCGAAGTATCTTCAGGATATCGGCATTAAAAAGGGAGACCGGGTAGCCATTATGCTGCCAAACACGCCAGCGTCTGTCATTGCCTATTACGGTATTTTGTATGCCGGGGGAATTGTCGTACAGACAAACCCGCTTTATACGGAGCGCGAAATTGAGTATCAAATGAAGGATTCCGGAGCAAAAGCGATTGTTACGCTGGATATTTTATTCCCTCGCGTGTCCAAGGTTTTTAATGATACAGACCTTGAGCATATGATCATTACGGGGATCAAGGATTTTCTTCCGTTTCCTAAAAACCTGATTTATCCTTTCATTCAGAAAAAGCAGTATGGTATTACGGTAAAGGTGGAGCATGCAGGCAGCAATCATCTGTTAACGGAAATACTTAAAACAGCTACTCCGGATCCTGAAGTGCCATCGCTCAACTTTGAAGAGGATGTAGCGATCCTGCAGTATACTGGTGGAACAACCGGTTTTCCTAAAGGCGTTATGCTCACACATAAAAACCTGATTGCGAATGCTTCTATGTGTGATGCCTGGCTGTATAAAAATAAAAAGGGCGAAGAGAGCATTATGGGAATCCTGCCGTTTTTCCATGTGTATGGCATGACAACAGTCATGATTCTTTCCATCATGCAGGGATACAAGATGATCCTTCTTCCAAAATTCGATGTGGAAACAGCATTGAAAACGATTCATAAGCAAAAGCCAACGATTTTTCCGGGTGCACCTACCATTTACATTGGTATTTTAAATCACCCTGATCTTAAAAAATATGATTTAACATCTGTTCAATCATGTATCAGTGGATCAGCTCCACTGCCGGTTGAAGTACAGGAGAAATTCGAAAAGCTGACAGGTGGAAAGCTGGTGGAAGGTTACGGATTGACTGAATCTTCTCCGGTTACTCACTCAAACTTCATCTGGGATCAGCAGCGGATTAAGGGAAGTGTAGGTGTGCCGTGGCCGGATACTGATTCGAAAATTGTTTCCATGGAAACAGGCCAGGAGCTTCCTCCGGGAGAAGTCGGGGAAATTATCGTAAAAGGTCCTCAGGTGATGAAGGGATACTGGAATCAGCCTGAAGAAACTGCAGCAGTTTTACGTGATGGTTGGCTTTATACAGGGGACCTTGGATATATGGATGAACAGGGTATGTTTTATGTAGTAGACCGTAAAAAAGATATGATTATCGCCGGTGGATTTAATATTTATCCGCGTGAAATTGAAGAAGTAATGTATGAGCATCCTGCTGTGCAGGAAGTAGTGGCTGTTGGAGTACCTGATGCGTACCGCGGAGAAACGGTAAAGCTGTTTGTTGTGTTAAAACAGGGAGCGCAGGCAACCCAGGAAGAGCTCGATGAATTTGCACGCAAGCATTTAGCAGCTTACAAGGTTCCGAGAATTTATGAGTTCCGTGATGAGCTTCCTAAAACAGCGGTCGGTAAGATTCTCAGAAGAAAGCTTGTAGAAGAGGAAAAAGAGAAGCAGGAGCAGCAGAAGTTCACGTCGTAA
- a CDS encoding TetR/AcrR family transcriptional regulator produces the protein MKKDKPKYKMIIDAAVVVIAENGYHHAQVSKIAKQAGVADGTIYLYFKNKEDILISLFEEKMGQFVQSIRTRMSDKTDAIDQLKILVDSHFNMLAEDHHLAIVTQLELRQSNKDIRLRINKVLKEYLVLVDEVLQNGVDNGVLSEDLDIRLARQMVFGTIDEVATSWVINDQKYSITDLAPGVHTLLVKGLRK, from the coding sequence ATGAAGAAGGATAAACCAAAATATAAAATGATTATTGATGCAGCCGTTGTGGTCATTGCCGAAAACGGCTACCATCATGCTCAGGTTTCGAAGATTGCCAAGCAGGCAGGTGTTGCAGACGGTACGATTTATCTGTATTTCAAAAATAAAGAAGATATCCTCATTTCTTTATTTGAAGAAAAAATGGGTCAGTTTGTACAGTCGATCAGAACGAGAATGTCGGATAAAACCGACGCCATTGATCAGCTGAAAATACTGGTAGACAGCCATTTTAATATGCTTGCAGAGGATCATCACCTTGCTATTGTAACACAGCTTGAACTGAGGCAGTCTAACAAAGATATCAGACTCCGGATAAACAAAGTGCTGAAGGAATATCTCGTACTCGTTGATGAGGTGCTTCAAAACGGCGTTGATAACGGTGTACTGTCTGAGGACCTTGATATTCGATTGGCAAGGCAAATGGTCTTTGGTACGATTGATGAGGTAGCCACTTCCTGGGTGATTAATGATCAGAAATATTCAATCACCGATCTGGCTCCGGGTGTACATACCCTTCTTGTAAAAGGATTGCGCAAATAA
- a CDS encoding enoyl-CoA hydratase: MGFLRWENNEFISTATISRPPANALSGALIEEIDSWLDAVEHDQDVRVLLIHGEGRFFSAGADIKEFTEVPSGAEFTKLAQRGQRVFERMEAFSKPIIASIHGAALGGGLELAMGCHIRYVSESAKLGLPELQLGLIPGFAGSQRLPRFVGFAKAAEMLLSSDPITGEEAVQWGLANKAFPEEEVFEKSKALALKLAQKSPVSVKAAIDLLQYSKRGEFQAGVDKEAELFGEVFVSEDAKEGIGAFIEKRKPVFKGN; the protein is encoded by the coding sequence ATGGGATTTTTACGATGGGAGAACAATGAGTTTATTTCAACAGCTACAATCAGCCGTCCCCCGGCAAACGCTTTGTCCGGTGCGCTGATTGAAGAAATTGATTCGTGGCTCGATGCAGTCGAACATGATCAGGATGTAAGAGTCCTTCTCATCCACGGTGAAGGCAGGTTTTTTTCTGCAGGGGCAGACATCAAGGAATTCACTGAGGTTCCTTCCGGTGCAGAGTTTACTAAACTGGCACAGAGGGGTCAACGCGTATTCGAAAGAATGGAAGCGTTCTCAAAGCCGATTATTGCCTCAATCCATGGGGCGGCTTTAGGTGGTGGTCTTGAACTTGCAATGGGCTGCCATATCCGTTACGTGAGTGAGTCCGCCAAGCTTGGCCTTCCTGAGCTGCAGCTCGGGTTGATTCCGGGATTTGCAGGCTCGCAAAGGCTGCCAAGATTTGTAGGATTCGCCAAAGCGGCGGAAATGCTTTTATCAAGCGATCCGATAACTGGGGAAGAAGCTGTGCAGTGGGGTCTTGCCAATAAGGCGTTCCCTGAAGAAGAAGTATTCGAAAAATCGAAAGCGCTTGCATTAAAACTGGCTCAAAAGAGTCCGGTTTCAGTAAAAGCGGCGATCGACCTGCTTCAATATTCAAAACGCGGAGAATTTCAGGCCGGTGTTGATAAAGAAGCGGAGCTTTTTGGAGAAGTATTCGTGTCAGAGGACGCAAAAGAAGGCATTGGCGCGTTCATTGAGAAAAGAAAACCTGTTTTTAAGGGAAATTAA
- a CDS encoding electron transfer flavoprotein subunit beta/FixA family protein, whose translation MNIYVLMKRTFDTEEKISVQGGKIAEDGAEFIINPYDEYAIEEAIQLRDEHGGEVTVVSVGNEETEKQLRTALAMGADKAVLVNIEDDLDETDQFTTAKILAEYLKDKEADLIIGGNVAIDGGSGQVGPRVAEQLNIPYVTTITSIKIDGDTVTIVRDVEGDSETIETSLPLLVTAQQGLNDPRYPSLPGIMKAKKKPLDELELDDLDLEEEDVEPKTETVEIYLPPAKEAGRILDGDIDAQVKELVDLLRKEAKVI comes from the coding sequence ATGAATATTTACGTACTGATGAAAAGAACGTTTGATACAGAGGAAAAAATTTCAGTCCAGGGTGGAAAGATTGCTGAAGACGGAGCGGAATTCATCATCAACCCTTACGATGAATATGCGATCGAGGAAGCCATCCAGCTTCGCGATGAGCACGGTGGAGAAGTAACTGTTGTATCAGTCGGTAATGAAGAGACAGAAAAGCAGCTTCGTACTGCTTTAGCAATGGGTGCTGATAAAGCAGTGCTTGTTAATATTGAAGATGACCTGGATGAAACGGATCAGTTTACAACAGCAAAAATTCTTGCTGAATACCTGAAAGATAAGGAAGCGGATCTGATCATCGGAGGAAACGTGGCAATTGATGGCGGTTCAGGTCAGGTCGGTCCGCGTGTGGCTGAGCAGTTAAACATCCCTTACGTAACGACGATCACAAGCATCAAAATTGATGGAGACACAGTAACCATTGTCCGTGACGTAGAAGGAGATTCTGAAACAATCGAAACTTCACTTCCACTACTCGTTACGGCACAGCAAGGTCTGAATGATCCGCGTTATCCATCACTTCCGGGGATCATGAAAGCAAAGAAAAAGCCGCTTGATGAGCTTGAGCTTGATGATCTGGATCTAGAGGAAGAAGATGTTGAACCAAAAACAGAAACAGTTGAAATTTACCTGCCACCTGCAAAAGAAGCAGGGCGTATTCTTGATGGTGACATTGACGCACAGGTGAAAGAACTTGTGGACCTTCTTAGAAAAGAAGCAAAAGTAATCTGA
- a CDS encoding electron transfer flavoprotein subunit alpha/FixB family protein, whose translation MSKKVVVLAESREGALRNVSFEAIAAGKKISDGGEVVSVLVGNQVAGLADELFAYGADKVVTVEDAKLEQYSSDGYAQALLAVIEQESPEALVFGHTALGKDLSPKIAGRLNIGLVSDVTSIEDGPVFIRPIYSGKAFEKKVIKDGLTFITIRPNNIAPLDKEEGRSGEVSSVSVDIKDLRTIIKDVVRKATDGVDLSEAKVIVAGGRGVKSEEGFEPLKELADLLGGAVGASRGACDADYCDYSLQIGQTGKVVTPDLYIACGISGAIQHMAGMSNSKVIVAINKDPEANIFKVADYGIVGDLFEVVPLLIEEFKKVKVS comes from the coding sequence ATGAGCAAAAAAGTAGTCGTTTTAGCAGAATCCAGAGAAGGTGCACTTAGAAACGTATCGTTTGAAGCAATCGCAGCCGGAAAGAAAATCTCAGATGGTGGCGAGGTTGTCAGTGTACTCGTTGGAAACCAGGTTGCCGGATTGGCAGATGAATTATTCGCTTACGGTGCTGATAAAGTCGTAACTGTTGAGGATGCAAAGCTCGAACAGTATTCTTCTGATGGTTATGCACAGGCATTACTAGCTGTGATTGAACAGGAGTCTCCGGAAGCGCTCGTTTTCGGCCACACTGCACTTGGTAAAGACCTTTCACCTAAAATTGCAGGAAGACTGAACATCGGCCTTGTATCAGATGTAACGTCGATTGAGGATGGCCCTGTGTTCATCCGTCCAATTTACAGTGGTAAGGCATTTGAAAAGAAAGTCATCAAAGACGGCCTGACATTTATTACGATCCGTCCAAACAACATTGCACCGCTTGATAAGGAAGAAGGCCGCTCAGGTGAAGTTTCATCTGTAAGCGTGGACATTAAAGACCTTCGTACAATCATCAAAGATGTTGTCCGTAAAGCAACAGACGGAGTGGATCTGTCAGAAGCAAAAGTCATCGTAGCCGGCGGACGCGGAGTCAAGAGTGAAGAAGGATTTGAACCGTTAAAAGAGCTTGCTGACCTTCTTGGCGGTGCAGTAGGCGCTTCCCGTGGAGCATGTGACGCTGATTACTGTGACTATTCACTGCAAATCGGCCAGACAGGTAAAGTTGTTACACCTGATTTGTATATTGCATGCGGAATCTCAGGTGCGATTCAGCACATGGCCGGTATGTCAAACTCAAAAGTCATCGTGGCGATCAATAAAGATCCGGAAGCGAACATCTTTAAAGTGGCCGACTATGGAATTGTAGGAGACCTGTTCGAAGTTGTACCATTACTGATTGAAGAATTTAAAAAAGTAAAAGTATCTTAA
- the trxA gene encoding thioredoxin: protein MAIAHATDQTFTEETKDGLVLADFWATWCGPCKMIAPVLEELDADMGDKVKIVKLDVDENQETASKFGVMSIPTLVVFKDGEIVDKVVGFQPKEALEELLSKHA from the coding sequence ATGGCAATTGCACACGCAACTGATCAAACATTTACTGAAGAAACAAAAGACGGTCTAGTACTAGCTGATTTCTGGGCAACATGGTGCGGACCTTGTAAAATGATTGCACCCGTTCTAGAAGAACTTGATGCTGACATGGGCGATAAAGTGAAAATCGTAAAGCTTGACGTTGACGAAAACCAGGAAACAGCAAGCAAATTCGGCGTAATGAGCATCCCGACTCTTGTCGTATTCAAAGACGGAGAAATCGTGGACAAAGTAGTAGGCTTCCAGCCGAAAGAAGCCCTAGAAGAGCTTCTAAGCAAACACGCATAA
- the uvrC gene encoding excinuclease ABC subunit UvrC: protein MNDLLKNKLAVLPDQPGCYLMKDRQGTIIYVGKAKVLKNRVRSYFTGSHDGKTQRLVSEIEDFEYIVTSSNMEALILELNLIKKHDPKYNVMLKDDKTYPFIKVTAERHPRLLITRKVKRDKGKYFGPYPNAQAANETKKLLDRMYPLRKCSTLPDKVCLYYHMGQCLAPCEFKVEEGTYRQMTEDIARFLNGGFKDVKKELKVKMEKAAENLEFERAKEFRDQIIHIEATMEKQKMTMNDFTNRDIFGYSVDKGWMCVQVFFIRQGKLIERDVSLFPIYDEAEEEFLTFLGQFYMKANHFKPKEVLVPQSINREMAEELLEVTVKQPVRGQKKDLVNLASKNARIALHEKFALIERDEDRTIRAVESLGAAMNIYPPLRIEAFDNSNIQGADAVSAMVVFQDGKPDRKEYRKYKIKTVQGPDDYESMREVIRRRYTRVLRDDLPLPDLILIDGGKGQIEAAREIIEDELGIEVPVAGLAKDDRHNTSQLLYGNPLEIIPLNRRSQEFYLLQRIQDEVHRFAITFHRQVRGKNSIQSVLDEIPGVGPQRKKQILRYFGSVKKLREAPLEEIVKAGIPAATAEKIVEKLKE, encoded by the coding sequence ATGAACGACTTACTCAAAAATAAGCTGGCCGTCCTTCCTGACCAGCCGGGTTGTTATCTGATGAAAGACCGTCAGGGAACCATTATCTACGTCGGAAAAGCAAAGGTGCTAAAAAACCGAGTCCGGTCCTATTTTACAGGCTCGCATGACGGCAAAACACAGCGCCTCGTTTCTGAAATTGAGGACTTTGAATATATCGTGACCTCCTCCAATATGGAGGCACTCATTCTTGAATTGAACCTCATTAAAAAACATGACCCTAAATATAACGTCATGCTGAAGGATGATAAAACGTATCCGTTCATTAAAGTAACAGCAGAAAGACACCCGCGGCTCCTGATTACTCGGAAAGTAAAAAGGGATAAAGGGAAATACTTCGGTCCCTATCCGAATGCGCAGGCGGCCAACGAAACGAAAAAACTGCTGGACCGTATGTATCCACTCAGAAAATGCTCTACACTTCCTGATAAAGTCTGTCTCTATTATCATATGGGACAATGTCTTGCACCTTGTGAATTTAAGGTGGAGGAAGGCACGTACCGCCAAATGACAGAGGATATCGCACGTTTTCTCAATGGCGGATTTAAGGACGTGAAAAAAGAGTTAAAAGTGAAAATGGAGAAAGCTGCAGAAAATCTCGAATTTGAACGGGCAAAGGAATTCAGGGATCAGATTATTCACATTGAAGCGACGATGGAAAAGCAGAAGATGACAATGAATGATTTCACGAACCGTGATATTTTCGGTTATTCTGTCGATAAAGGCTGGATGTGTGTGCAGGTTTTCTTTATCCGTCAGGGAAAACTGATTGAACGGGATGTGTCGCTTTTCCCCATATACGATGAGGCTGAAGAGGAATTTCTTACGTTTCTCGGTCAATTCTATATGAAAGCGAATCATTTCAAGCCGAAGGAAGTGCTCGTGCCGCAATCCATCAACCGTGAGATGGCTGAGGAGCTGCTTGAGGTAACAGTTAAGCAGCCGGTAAGGGGACAAAAGAAGGATCTCGTTAATCTTGCTTCTAAAAATGCCCGGATCGCGCTGCATGAGAAATTCGCCTTGATTGAACGTGATGAAGACCGGACAATCCGCGCTGTTGAAAGTCTTGGTGCGGCGATGAATATTTACCCTCCGCTCCGAATTGAAGCGTTTGACAACTCCAATATTCAGGGGGCGGATGCAGTCTCTGCAATGGTTGTCTTCCAGGACGGTAAGCCGGACCGGAAAGAATACAGGAAATATAAAATCAAGACGGTTCAGGGTCCTGATGACTACGAATCCATGCGTGAAGTCATTCGGAGACGATACACCCGTGTTCTGAGAGACGATCTTCCTTTACCTGATTTGATCCTGATTGATGGAGGGAAGGGACAAATTGAAGCAGCGCGTGAAATCATTGAAGATGAACTTGGCATTGAGGTTCCGGTTGCCGGTCTCGCCAAGGATGACCGCCATAATACTTCACAGCTGTTATACGGGAATCCGCTTGAAATCATTCCGCTGAACAGGCGCAGTCAGGAGTTTTATCTGCTGCAGAGAATCCAGGATGAAGTTCACCGGTTTGCGATCACGTTTCACAGACAGGTGCGCGGCAAGAACTCCATTCAGTCAGTGCTAGATGAAATTCCGGGTGTCGGACCTCAGCGTAAAAAGCAGATTTTACGTTATTTCGGGTCGGTAAAAAAACTGCGGGAAGCGCCGCTTGAAGAAATCGTGAAGGCGGGAATCCCGGCCGCGACAGCTGAGAAAATTGTGGAGAAATTGAAGGAATAG
- a CDS encoding aspartate kinase, with product MGLVVQKFGGTSVGSVEKIHHVANRVIQEKERGNDVIVVVSAMGKTTDELVRLAGEMTSRPEKREMDMLLTTGEQMSISLLSMALQNRGYKSTSLTGWQAGIRTEAVFSNARITDVKTERVKGLLNEGRVLVVAGFQGMDENGEITTLGRGGSDTTAVALAAALRADRCDIYTDVDGVYTTDPRYVKGARKLTAVSYDEMLEMANLGAGVLHPRAVEFAKNHQITLTVRSSMEEVEGTIIEEDAPMEGNLVVRGVAFDQGIVRMTVVGLQDELIGMSSVFTVLADNHIDVDIIIQSKTDTGKVNLSFSIKEAALHEALEVLEQHREQIGFDQIEHESGLAKVSIVGSGMVSNPGVAAKMFSVLASNGIQMKMVSTSEIKVSALVDMEKMQDAAQILHDSFSLSELAAGQA from the coding sequence GTGGGTTTAGTTGTTCAGAAGTTTGGCGGAACGTCAGTAGGATCAGTTGAGAAGATCCATCATGTAGCCAATCGCGTCATTCAGGAAAAAGAGCGAGGGAATGATGTAATTGTCGTTGTGTCTGCAATGGGGAAAACAACAGATGAGCTTGTCAGACTGGCAGGGGAAATGACCTCAAGACCTGAGAAGCGTGAAATGGATATGCTGCTGACAACGGGAGAGCAGATGTCGATTTCACTCTTATCCATGGCGCTTCAAAACAGAGGATATAAAAGTACGTCCTTAACGGGCTGGCAGGCAGGAATCCGTACAGAGGCTGTTTTCAGCAACGCAAGAATTACAGATGTTAAGACGGAGCGTGTAAAGGGACTGCTGAATGAAGGACGTGTTCTTGTTGTCGCAGGATTTCAAGGAATGGATGAGAACGGTGAAATTACAACACTGGGCCGTGGTGGATCCGATACGACCGCTGTAGCACTCGCAGCAGCACTGCGCGCAGACCGGTGTGATATTTATACAGATGTTGATGGCGTATATACAACAGATCCGAGATATGTGAAGGGTGCAAGAAAATTAACAGCCGTATCTTATGATGAAATGCTTGAGATGGCAAATCTTGGTGCGGGCGTTCTGCATCCAAGGGCGGTTGAGTTTGCTAAAAATCATCAGATTACATTAACAGTCCGTTCGAGTATGGAAGAAGTGGAAGGAACGATTATTGAGGAGGATGCACCAATGGAAGGAAATTTGGTTGTACGAGGAGTAGCATTTGATCAGGGGATTGTCAGAATGACCGTTGTCGGTTTGCAGGATGAATTAATAGGGATGTCATCTGTTTTCACCGTATTGGCTGATAATCACATTGATGTGGATATTATTATTCAGAGTAAAACAGATACCGGGAAGGTTAATCTTTCATTCTCTATTAAAGAAGCTGCATTGCATGAAGCGCTTGAAGTACTTGAGCAGCACAGAGAGCAGATCGGATTTGATCAGATTGAGCACGAATCAGGGTTAGCGAAGGTTTCCATCGTTGGGTCCGGTATGGTATCAAATCCGGGTGTGGCAGCGAAAATGTTCAGCGTACTTGCATCAAACGGAATTCAAATGAAAATGGTCAGCACGTCTGAGATTAAGGTTTCTGCATTGGTGGATATGGAGAAAATGCAGGATGCGGCACAAATTCTGCATGACAGCTTCAGCCTGAGCGAGCTTGCAGCCGGGCAGGCATAA
- a CDS encoding YslB family protein, producing MSNEQETPLDHFGFTMIRDELIPDLLGTHTKDILYWAGKNMARKYPCENEGELIAFFSRANWGSLMIIRQKNDEMHFELSGSIVEERLKIKESQFSLEAGFLAEQIAMMKQYQTEAVFQKEKKNKVQFELKSDSRDPYSLPSRKANSRV from the coding sequence ATGTCAAATGAACAAGAAACACCATTGGACCATTTTGGATTTACCATGATCAGAGACGAGCTTATCCCGGATCTGCTGGGTACGCATACAAAGGACATACTATACTGGGCAGGTAAAAACATGGCCCGTAAATATCCATGTGAAAATGAAGGAGAACTGATCGCTTTTTTCTCACGTGCAAACTGGGGCAGCCTGATGATCATCCGTCAGAAAAATGATGAGATGCACTTTGAATTGTCCGGCTCTATCGTCGAGGAACGATTAAAAATCAAGGAAAGCCAATTTTCACTTGAAGCAGGGTTCCTCGCTGAACAAATAGCGATGATGAAGCAGTACCAGACTGAAGCTGTTTTTCAGAAAGAGAAGAAAAACAAAGTTCAGTTTGAATTGAAGTCTGACTCAAGAGATCCTTATTCTCTTCCATCCAGAAAGGCCAACAGCCGCGTCTGA
- a CDS encoding succinate dehydrogenase cytochrome b558 subunit → MAENREFYWRRLHSLLGVIPVGIFLIQHLVVNHFATRSEQAFNDAAHFMESLPFRIFLEIFIIFIPLYFHAIYGVYIAFTSKNNTRRYGTLRNYMFLLQRLTGIFTLIFVTWHIWETRIQAALGAEVDFGMMEAILANPWMVAFYIAGVVSTTFHFANGLWSFFVSWGITVSPRSQVISTYATMGVFVVLTIIGVRAILAFV, encoded by the coding sequence ATGGCAGAAAATCGAGAGTTTTATTGGAGGAGGCTGCATTCCTTACTTGGGGTTATTCCTGTAGGAATCTTCCTGATTCAACACTTAGTTGTTAACCATTTCGCTACCAGAAGCGAACAGGCTTTCAACGATGCAGCACACTTTATGGAGAGTTTACCTTTTAGAATTTTCCTTGAAATTTTCATTATTTTTATTCCTTTATACTTCCACGCAATCTACGGAGTATACATCGCATTTACTTCGAAAAACAATACGAGACGTTATGGAACACTTCGAAACTATATGTTCCTTCTTCAGCGTCTTACAGGGATCTTTACGCTGATCTTTGTAACATGGCATATCTGGGAAACGCGTATTCAGGCAGCGCTGGGTGCAGAAGTTGACTTTGGCATGATGGAAGCAATTTTGGCTAATCCATGGATGGTAGCGTTCTATATCGCTGGTGTTGTATCCACAACATTCCACTTTGCTAACGGACTGTGGTCATTCTTCGTGTCATGGGGTATCACTGTAAGTCCCCGTTCACAAGTGATCTCAACATATGCAACAATGGGTGTCTTTGTTGTATTAACTATTATTGGTGTACGTGCAATTCTGGCGTTTGTATAA